The genomic window AATTAGAATCATCCCACCAATACCGATTGCTACCATAGAGTTGAACGGATCTTTTGCTCGTACCCCCACTAAAATAATACGAAGAATTAGGAAGAATAATAGTGCTAAAATAAGACTGGCACCAACAAATCCAAATTCCTCAATCACAATAGAGAAAACGAAGTCCGTGTGTGCCTCAGGTAGATAACCTCGTTTTTCGATAGAGTTTCCTAATCCTAGCCCAAACCATCCTCCATTTACCATAGCATAGTATGAATTTGCCAACTGGTGTCCTGCACCAGCGACATCATCAAATGGATTAAAGAAAGCACTGAATCGTTTAGCAACGTATCCAAATACTGGAATCTTAGAAACCTTTTCAACACCAATCAATTTAATGGCTGTGAGGGAAACAAAGGATAAACTGGTCAATATTCCAAGAATAGTTGCAAACCATCGATGAGCTATCCCACTAATTGAGTACATCAACAATGCTACTAAAAAGAGAATTGTAGCATTTCCAAGGTCAGGGAAAATAGCCAAACTTCCAATCATGACCAAAAGGACAAATCGCCAATCGTTAAAGGATCTAGGCAACCATTGGTTTTGAGTTAAAACTTGAAAATCATAAATACCAATCTCTTCTTGTTGTTTTGAAAAACGTTGAGCCAAGTACCAAATGATTATAATTTTCAAGTATTCCGCAGGCTGAACAGTTATAGGTCCTACTTTAATCCAACCGTAAGCACCATTGATGGGAATCCCAATCAAACGGGCTAAAGCTAGTAACACTAACTCAGCAAACATAACAATAAATAACAAACGTTCGTTTCGAAGAAAACCAAGTTTCAACTTATAGATTACTGCAATAAGCAACAAACTAACGATCCAAAACAAGCCCTGATTTCGAACTAATTGAAAAGCGCTCTTTCCTTCTTGAATCAAAGATGCACTCGTTGTCGAATATACCACTATTAAACCCAGAACGGATAAGAGAATATAGGGCACTAAAATAGAGTAATTCAACAGGTGCCTTTTACTAATTTTCATACTTCACCATCTACTAAATTTTTAATTTTCTATTCATTCTAGTTTTACAAGCTATTATACCATTTTTTAGACTAGAAAAAAACTCTTACCCTATAAAGGTTAGAATTTAAGCTTGTAGAATTCAAACAACAATTATTCTCATTTATAACTTTTATCTACGGAAGATTAAAAAAACTCTATCTTTCAAGAGTAGAAAGATAGAGTTGTCACCCTTAGTTTGAAGATGTTGTTGTAGTTTCACTTGCTGTTGTTGTAGTATCGCTTGCTGCTGATGTAGTTGTAGTTTCACTTGTTGTATCACTTTGGATATACTGAGTAAAGATATTTTGGAAGGCTTGGTCCTTAACCTTAATATTTGCGGCTTGCAATTCTTTACTAATAATACCTTGAACGAAAGTAGCATCATTTTGTTTTTGAGTCAGGATAACTGTCTTCAATTTTTCTTTATAATCTTCCCAGTTAGAAGATTTTTCTGTTTTCTTGGTCAATTTCACAATATAGAAACTGTTTGAATAAGCTTGTGTACCTGGAGCTGTGATCACATCTGAAATACCATTTACATCAAGAGCAAATGCAGCTTTTTTAACAACGTCTGGCAATTCTGTTGATGCAGAGTCAAAAGTGATTTCTCCCCCATTTGCTTTTGTCTTTTCGTCAGTTGAATTATCTTTAGCCAATTGTGCGAAGTCAGCTCCAGATTCTTTTGCTTTAGCAAGAACTTCTTTAGCCTTATCTTCACTATCAAGTTTAATAATTTGCGCAGTTACTTCTGGTGTGTACTCATCGTAAGCTTTTTTGTAGTTCTCATCTGTCAATTCAGCTTCTGCAGCTTTCTTAACAGCATACTCAACCAATTTACTTGTACGAATTTGAGCCTTACGACTTTCAGCTGTCATACCAGCACGAGAAAGAACGATTTGATAGCTATCACCATATTTCTTCTGCTCTTCTGCTACAGCTTCTTCAACTTCTTTATCACTTACTTCAGATCCATATTGTTTTTCAAAAACTTTTTGAATAGTCATGTTAAGTAATACTTGTTGAGCAGTTGGGTTGTTTTTCACTTCTTCATAAAATTGGTGCTCAGTGATGACATCACCCTTCATACTGATGAGGTCAGCTCCTTGAGAACTATTTGAACAAGCAGCCAAAGTAGCTACTGATAACAAAGTGATGGCACCAGCCAATAATTTTTTCTTCATGTTTACTCCTTTTTATCACTAGATAAATGTTTACCTTATCTATTTTACTAAATTGTCTTAAAAATATCTGAAACTAATCAACATCAGGCAGTTCTACTTCTGCTTGATTCTTTCTTAGCATCAATATTCCATCTCCAAGAGGAACTAGACTAGCTGTTAATCCTGGATTGTCTAAAGTTGCGTCAAATAGTCTTTGCAAACCACGATAAATGGTTCGTTGCCCGCGTCGGACTTCCATAATATCCTTAGCAATGTCTCCACCTTGGAAAATATCATCCAAGACAACTACTCCACCAACCTCAAGGTGTTTTAGGATTTCTGGCAAAAATACGATGTATTTGGATTTTGCAGAATCCATAAAAACAAAATCATAGGTCTCTGTCAATGTTGACAAAACGTCTACCGCATCGCCTTCCAAAAGAGTGATTTGTTGGCGAGTATCAAACTTGGCGAAATTTTCCTTGGCAAAACCAATCATTTCAGGATTTCTGTCAATGGTTGTAATTTTAGCCTCTGGGGCATGTTGAGCCATTAAAAGTGCCGAAAATCCAATTGCCGCTCCAATTTCTAAAATATTTTTTGGTTGAATTGTTTCCATTAGGAAACGGAAATAAGCGACTGTTTCATGAGGAATGATAGGAATATTCTCCTTGCGAGCAAAGTTTTCTAGTTCTTTTAAAGAACCAGTCACCTGCTCTTGTCTGTGGCGCATAAATTCCACAATCTCATCCTTAACAACAGGCCGTCGCATGTTATGGTTAGCATTTTTACTGTATGACTCAACCATTTTATGCTAATCCTAATTTTTCAACAAGGGCTTCGAACTCGTCCAAACGGCGTTCAAAGACTTCAAAAGCATCATTAAGATAGTCTTCTTTTTCCATATCGACACCAGCTTTTCGCATGATATTTAGAGGATAGTCTGACTTCCCAGCCTTGAGGTAATCAATATAACGGTCACGATCATCTTGACTACCGTGAACAATCTTTTCAGCCAAGGCCGAAGCTGCTGCAAAACCTGTTGAATATTGATATACATAGTAATTATAGTAGAAATGAGGGATACGAGCCCACTCATACTGAATTTGAGGGTTGTCTTCCTTGCTCAAGCCATAATATTCTTGGTTCAAGTCAGCATAGAGATTGTTTAAGAACTCGCTTGTCAAGACTTCACCATTTTGATCGGCTTGGTGAATAGCATGTTCAAATTCAGCAAATTGAGTTTGGCGGAACACTGTTCCACGGAAACCATCCAAGAAGTTATTGAGAATAGCAAAGCGTGTTGCGTCATCTTGAACTTCTTGCAATAATTTTTCAGTTAAGATATTTTCATTGGTTGTTGAAGCAATTTCTGCCAAGAAGATTGAGTAATCTCCGTATACATAAGGTTGGGTTTCACGCGTGTAGCTTGAATGCATACTATGACCTGTCTCATGTACAAGAGTAAAGAGATTGTCTAGGTTATCTTGCCAGTTAAGAAGCATAAAAGCGTTAGTATCGTAGGAACCACCAGAGTATGCACCTGAACGCTTGCCTTGGTTTTCATACACATCAATCCAACGTTCGCTAAAGGCGCGTTTGACACGACTCAAGTAATCTTCGCCAAGAACTGCTAAAGCTTCTTCTGCCTTCTTCAAGGCTTCCTCATAAGTAAAGCTGTATTCTACTGAAGACAAAGGTGTATAGACATCGTACATTTTAAGGTCTGGAATACCCAATATTTTTGAGCGAAGTGAGAGATAACGATGCAATAATGGCAAATGCTTACGAACAGCAGATACTAAGTTGTCATAGACACTTTCTGGAACAAAGTTCGCTGCAAGAGCTGCTTCACGCGCACTCGTGTAGTTTCGAACTTTTGCACGGTAGTTTTGTACTTTTACATTGGTCTGCAAGGTTTTAGCGTAAGTGTGCTGGTATTGCTCATAGGTAGAGTATAGTGCTTCATATGCACCACGACGAACTTCACGGTTCTTAGATTCTACTAAGCGCATATAGACACCGTGTGACAACTGCACTTCATTTCCATCTTCATCTTTAACAAATGGAAAGGCGATATCTGCATTATCTAAGATAGCGAAAGTTTCACTAGCAGCACCAAAGATTTCACCAGCACCTGCTAACAACTCTTCTTCACGTTGTGAAAGGACATGTTCCTTATTTTGCAAGAGTTTATCAAAGAAGTGTTTATAAGGCTGGAGTCTTGGTTCTTCTGCTAAAAAGTTTTGATACTGCTCTTCTGTTATTGCCATAAATTCTGGCTCATAGAAAGAGAACACCTGGTCGAGTTGACTATAAAGAGTCATTGCTTTTGCATAGTATTCTTGATATTTAGCAACTCGTGTATCCTGGTCGTTTTTCATATGAGCGTAGACATAGAGTTTTTCAAGACGACGGCTCAAATCCAAATAACGCTCTGTAATATTTAATAGGCTCTCTGCGCTATCCAAAAGATGCCCTTCAAGGCTAGCTGCTTCTTTTGTGTCCTCGGTTAATAGGGCTAATTCTTCTTCCCATTTTTGGTCTGTTTCAAAGATTGTTGATAGATCCCATGTATCTTTTTCATTGATTTCATTTCGTTGTAATACCATAAATTTCCTCCATCCTTTCTATTTTACCATATTTTTCGAGAAATAATGCTGATAAAAGGCAGGTGGATAGAGCTTTTGTTGCTGATTTTGTGGATTCAGTTCATAATAAGCCTGAAAGTTGCGGTAATAATCATATAGATTTTGACTTATCTGACAAAAATGAACATGTTCTATCGGCCTTACTTGGGGATACCAGTCCTGAGTCTTCAAATTTAATAGGTTTTCTCCTCTCAAGTAAGCTTGGGCTTGTTGCTTCATCCAATATGGATTTTGATAATAGAGTTGTTTTTGAATGTAACGACAAATATTTGCGTCTTGCTCAATGGAAAAAGTGGTTAGTTTTTGTTGCTGATAAGGGGTTCGTAATATTTCTAAAAGATTCCCTTTGCCATATGGAAATTCCTTGACCTGGTAATGTAGTTTTCCTTTCAAATCTTGATGGAGTAGATACTTGAGTCTCAAAACTCGTTTTTTATAATCTAACTCCCAAAGATAAAATCCCATATTATTACTAAAATAAAGAAAATCTCTTTGAAGTTTAGTTAGTCGCTCTTTTAGCCAGAGCTTTTCTCCCAATAGCCAAAGAACTTGAATTCCCAAACTTCGATAACCATTGCTTCTCTCCCGTAAAAGTTCACAAGAAATAGGACTACACTGAACTTCCAGTGCTAATCGCTTATTGATGAGGATATCTGCGATTTGCTTAAGTTCAGGAATCAGATGTTCCATTTCTACTTCAGCATCTTTCTTAGCCCAATTAAAAAGTGCCACCTTATTCTCTAAATGTTCTGGTCCTTCGTTCTCATGATAAAAATCACAACTTTTTAAACTTTCATGTGCAAAATGAGTTCTTACATTTTTTCCTTTTTTCAAGCGAACACTCGTTCCGCAAGCTGGACAATAATAAGCTTGTTTCTTTACTTCATTCTCTAACGCGTTGATTAAATGACCTTTTTTATCTCTAGCTAAAAACATATATCCCCCTTTTCTACTTTATTCGAAAAGGATAAGAAAAGAGAGTGGGACAGAAATCGGTAATTTGCTAGAATTCGATTTCGTCGTCCCACCTCCGCACAGTTGAGTAGGGCTGTAAAAGCTGATGAAAGCAGCGTAGTAGAGCCCACTCAACCACTGCGTCTTGCTCGACAATCCAAAGACAATTGAGAGTCTAGAACTATTATCCCAGACTCTTCTTCACTATAACATCTAGTATCATTGACGTTTGTTCTTCATATATTTTCGTAACATGGGAATAAGATTCTGTATTTGATCCTGCTTTATCACCATTACACCATATTCCTGACAACGATGACTATAAACAGGATTGATTTTTCCAGAGCAAACAATCATTTTCAAACAATTATCACCTGCAAAATGATTGGCATAAACTTCAAGTTCGTTAATAGCTTCAACTGCTAGATCCGTCATTTTACAAGAAATGAAAACTACAGAGTGACCTTTACGAAGAATAACATCAATCTCATTTTGAACATTGTCAGCCTCAGGGAAAATCCCATTCCAGTCAATTTCAGTACCAATCATACATTCATCAAAATACTCCGACTCGAGCGCTAGTAAATAGATATACAATTCTAAAATATGCCCTTTAGTTCGACATAACAGATGTGCTTCTGGTGTTGGGAATGTATAAGTAACAGTATCTGTTGTTTCCTCTTCTACTTTTAATAAATTAGCTTTTGTGAACAAAGGAATCAAGCTACTGGGGTAAGAATAAGTTTTTGCATTACTCTCCAAAACTTTTGCTGTTTCAGCGTGAAAATCATTTGTTTTTGCCAGTGCAAAGAATTGGGTAATCTGATACCATTTTTCAGGATTTTCGATAGCATATTTGGCCAATTTTTTTATAGCTAGCACTTGCTTATTAGAATGCTGAGGCCTTCTTGATTTAAGGACTTTTCCACCACGTAAAGCTATCAATTGTTCAATGGATAAACTAGGAAGCTCTAACTTTTTATCATAAATCTTACCCCTTTCCCAGGCATACTGCTTTCCTTGTTCAACATCCATAGCAATAATGGGAATACCTTTCTCCAAACCATACTGATATAGAACTATTGCTAATAGATTATCTCCACCAAAAACATCGATGGTCACTGTCTCAAAATCATTGATAAATACGT from Streptococcus sp. oral taxon 061 includes these protein-coding regions:
- a CDS encoding DUF1887 family protein — translated: MTSLLIELYDRHAIEKNVYQAFVNDCDEILYLSTRKIAEEDKLSLKHFLMEQVPHLKQVYFRQFHLEKICQELDVFINDFETVTIDVFGGDNLLAIVLYQYGLEKGIPIIAMDVEQGKQYAWERGKIYDKKLELPSLSIEQLIALRGGKVLKSRRPQHSNKQVLAIKKLAKYAIENPEKWYQITQFFALAKTNDFHAETAKVLESNAKTYSYPSSLIPLFTKANLLKVEEETTDTVTYTFPTPEAHLLCRTKGHILELYIYLLALESEYFDECMIGTEIDWNGIFPEADNVQNEIDVILRKGHSVVFISCKMTDLAVEAINELEVYANHFAGDNCLKMIVCSGKINPVYSHRCQEYGVMVIKQDQIQNLIPMLRKYMKNKRQ
- a CDS encoding competence protein CoiA; translation: MFLARDKKGHLINALENEVKKQAYYCPACGTSVRLKKGKNVRTHFAHESLKSCDFYHENEGPEHLENKVALFNWAKKDAEVEMEHLIPELKQIADILINKRLALEVQCSPISCELLRERSNGYRSLGIQVLWLLGEKLWLKERLTKLQRDFLYFSNNMGFYLWELDYKKRVLRLKYLLHQDLKGKLHYQVKEFPYGKGNLLEILRTPYQQQKLTTFSIEQDANICRYIQKQLYYQNPYWMKQQAQAYLRGENLLNLKTQDWYPQVRPIEHVHFCQISQNLYDYYRNFQAYYELNPQNQQQKLYPPAFYQHYFSKNMVK
- a CDS encoding O-methyltransferase, giving the protein MVESYSKNANHNMRRPVVKDEIVEFMRHRQEQVTGSLKELENFARKENIPIIPHETVAYFRFLMETIQPKNILEIGAAIGFSALLMAQHAPEAKITTIDRNPEMIGFAKENFAKFDTRQQITLLEGDAVDVLSTLTETYDFVFMDSAKSKYIVFLPEILKHLEVGGVVVLDDIFQGGDIAKDIMEVRRGQRTIYRGLQRLFDATLDNPGLTASLVPLGDGILMLRKNQAEVELPDVD
- the pepF gene encoding oligoendopeptidase F is translated as MVLQRNEINEKDTWDLSTIFETDQKWEEELALLTEDTKEAASLEGHLLDSAESLLNITERYLDLSRRLEKLYVYAHMKNDQDTRVAKYQEYYAKAMTLYSQLDQVFSFYEPEFMAITEEQYQNFLAEEPRLQPYKHFFDKLLQNKEHVLSQREEELLAGAGEIFGAASETFAILDNADIAFPFVKDEDGNEVQLSHGVYMRLVESKNREVRRGAYEALYSTYEQYQHTYAKTLQTNVKVQNYRAKVRNYTSAREAALAANFVPESVYDNLVSAVRKHLPLLHRYLSLRSKILGIPDLKMYDVYTPLSSVEYSFTYEEALKKAEEALAVLGEDYLSRVKRAFSERWIDVYENQGKRSGAYSGGSYDTNAFMLLNWQDNLDNLFTLVHETGHSMHSSYTRETQPYVYGDYSIFLAEIASTTNENILTEKLLQEVQDDATRFAILNNFLDGFRGTVFRQTQFAEFEHAIHQADQNGEVLTSEFLNNLYADLNQEYYGLSKEDNPQIQYEWARIPHFYYNYYVYQYSTGFAAASALAEKIVHGSQDDRDRYIDYLKAGKSDYPLNIMRKAGVDMEKEDYLNDAFEVFERRLDEFEALVEKLGLA
- the prsA gene encoding peptidylprolyl isomerase PrsA, with amino-acid sequence MKKKLLAGAITLLSVATLAACSNSSQGADLISMKGDVITEHQFYEEVKNNPTAQQVLLNMTIQKVFEKQYGSEVSDKEVEEAVAEEQKKYGDSYQIVLSRAGMTAESRKAQIRTSKLVEYAVKKAAEAELTDENYKKAYDEYTPEVTAQIIKLDSEDKAKEVLAKAKESGADFAQLAKDNSTDEKTKANGGEITFDSASTELPDVVKKAAFALDVNGISDVITAPGTQAYSNSFYIVKLTKKTEKSSNWEDYKEKLKTVILTQKQNDATFVQGIISKELQAANIKVKDQAFQNIFTQYIQSDTTSETTTTSAASDTTTTASETTTTSSN
- the ftsW gene encoding cell division peptidoglycan polymerase FtsW — protein: MKISKRHLLNYSILVPYILLSVLGLIVVYSTTSASLIQEGKSAFQLVRNQGLFWIVSLLLIAVIYKLKLGFLRNERLLFIVMFAELVLLALARLIGIPINGAYGWIKVGPITVQPAEYLKIIIIWYLAQRFSKQQEEIGIYDFQVLTQNQWLPRSFNDWRFVLLVMIGSLAIFPDLGNATILFLVALLMYSISGIAHRWFATILGILTSLSFVSLTAIKLIGVEKVSKIPVFGYVAKRFSAFFNPFDDVAGAGHQLANSYYAMVNGGWFGLGLGNSIEKRGYLPEAHTDFVFSIVIEEFGFVGASLILALLFFLILRIILVGVRAKDPFNSMVAIGIGGMILIQVFVNIGGISGLIPSTGVTFPFLSQGGNSLLVLSVAIAFVLNIDASEKRAKLYSEYEAQL